From a region of the Branchiostoma floridae strain S238N-H82 chromosome 13, Bfl_VNyyK, whole genome shotgun sequence genome:
- the LOC118429319 gene encoding neuronal acetylcholine receptor subunit beta-3-like: MECHICFSVLPSIDQTVECGGDSSCDVWSPPQQEGEWNRKDKIFTKGNKEACFAVHLERIPLFHIATTVGPCAILVVLMTITFIMPIDKGDRISFGVTIQLSMVVSLVFVTEVLPVKGELPFLATLIVVCMGLMGLFLFFTMYIITIHDKKGSLSPMAKTVFLHYIAKFLLLGDLTEKDAANEDGEPGLTVRTLAYRERTDRDVPADGMAEVDGKSPAALSETIRHLSEPLTRMEAAMSSGFRDLIRVIKDQAVKDEQEISDYTLLARVLDRLCLVLYVISIAVAVPMTMRLGS; this comes from the exons ATGGAATGCCACATCTGTTTTTCTGTTCTCCCATCAATTGATCAAACCGTCG AATGTGGAGGGGACAGTTCCTGCGACGTCTGGTCTCCCCCACAACAGGAGGGCGAATGGAATCGGAAGGACAAGATATTCACCAAAGGCAACAAGGAGGCGTGCTTCGCTGTTCACCTAGAGAGGATCCCCCTGTTCCACATCGCCACCACTGTTGGGCCCTGCGCCATCCTGGTGGTGCTGATGACCATCACCTTCATCATGCCCATAGACAAGGGAGACCGGATCTCCTTCGGAGTGACCATCCAACTCTCCATGGTCGTATCTCTCGTTTTTGTCACCGAGGTACTTCCTGTCAAGGGGGAACTGCCATTTTTGG CCACTCTGATTGTCGTGTGCATGGGGCTGATGGGACTTTTCCTGTTCTTCACCATGTACATCATCACCATTCACGACAAGAAGGGGAGTCTGTCTCCAATGGCGAAGACTGTCTTTCTTCACTACATTGCAAA GTTCCTGCTGCTCGGAGACCTCACAGAGAAGGATGCTGCGAACGAAGATGGAGAGCCTGGCCTGACCGTCAGGACGCTGGCCTATCGTGAACGGACCGACCGCGACGTCCCTGCCGATGGCATGGCGGAGGTCGACGGGAAAAGCCCGGCTGCTCTTTCCGAGACAATCCGGCATCTGTCCGAACCGCTCACACGCATGGAAGCAGCGATGTCCTCCGGTTTTAGGGACCTGATCCGCGTCATTAAGGACCAGGCAGTGAAGGACGAACAGGAGATATCTGACTACACCCTGTTGGCCAGGGTCCTGGACAGGCTATGCCTCGTTCTGTACGTCATCAGCATTGCCGTGGCCGTGCCTATGACCATGCGTCTGGGCTCGTAA